From the Quercus lobata isolate SW786 chromosome 6, ValleyOak3.0 Primary Assembly, whole genome shotgun sequence genome, one window contains:
- the LOC115995392 gene encoding putative protein phosphatase 2C-like protein 44: MGLKDLHLKFKAFRLRRFLIGDGKRKKKGLEFTRRPSWMMPVSHGYYVVEDQSFRGGSEDFECSSVVVQREPVGDIECWFFGVSDNQIADGIHKYIQSHLFSKNPNETQVRRNSKEIMKKAYLCARAKIRETYEADEIWRAGSVSALVMNAEKLVTAYMGDYRAVVCRNGVAQQISSCDQQSGKRHWSRRLMSVRILGFNLGKVKQPRGSELVIAAERIDSSTEFVIIASAGIWEVMQNQEAVNLIRHLEDPKEAAGCLAKEALNRMSKSSIACLIIHFD; this comes from the exons ATGGGACTGAAGGATCTTCATCTCAAGTTCAAG GCATTCAGGCTGAGACGCTTTCTCATAGGAGATggcaagagaaagaaaaaagggctAGAGTTTACAAGAAGGCCCTCATGGATGATGCCAGTTTCACATGGATATTATGTTGTGGAGGATCAATCATTTAGAGGTGGTTCAGAGGACTTTGAGTGTAGCTCAGTTGTGGTTCAGCGAGAGCCAGTTGGAGACATTGAATGTTGGTTTTTTGGGGTTTCCGATAATCAAATTGCAGATGGAATTCACAAGTATATTCAATCCCATTTATTTAGCAAGAACCCCAACGAG ACTCAGGTTAGGAGGAATAGCAAAGAGATAATGAAAAAGGCATACCTTTGTGCTAGAGCAAAGATTAGGGAGACATATGAAGCAGATGAGATATGGAGAGCAGGTTCAGTATCTGCGTTGGTGATGAATGCGGAAAAGCTTGTGACAGCTTACATGGGAGACTATAGAGCTGTTGTCTGCAGAAATGGTGTGGCTCAGCAGATAAGCAGCTGCGACCAGCAATCAGGCAAAAGACACTGGTCTCGCAGACTTATGTCAG TACGCATATTAGGATTCAATTTGGGCAAAGTTAAGCAACCCAGAGGCTCAGAACTTGTTATTGCTGCTGAAAGAATTGATTCCAGTACTGAATTTGTCATCATAGCAAGCGCCGGCATATGGGAG GTAATGCAGAATCAAGAGGCTGTGAATCTCATCAGGCACTTAGAAGATCCCAAAGAAGCTGCTGGGTGCTTGGCAAAGGAGGCTTTAAATAGAATGAGCAAAAGCAGCATTGCTTGCTTGATCATTCACTTTGACTAA
- the LOC115950854 gene encoding uncharacterized protein LOC115950854 isoform X1 has translation MVLSLSRTRLLLLLPKPALQLHFRKMGLPISQRWCSSKPSFRIETEQSLDSKKVEQRAVATKPEMKKYMELNPGHLPEATQLRNKVGGVWNTLKGIFTNIKEKMLGNSHQNQITSETSDSASNRRASEIITSQNKSQNTEFGEPKSELQTFEAVEGSNSTKESLSTSVESHLIGESSSRDVVDATASELTKTSTCPNRSYRTEHGNPENIGKSSGANLYPLVTEKKTLTSGPSHMMSEIYSEELVKMTDLEVSKVHTRPDNIRYSETENVVQSSESFVDSHSYEKINSGNAGSHKMREISSEDQPKVKLENEHRLREEAMSGIVGVLDRNQKAEVGHLIYSMHQLPGEASKDGADEVHQLNKKIANLVQKMMADSGVGKVPTSSNGAQKIKGLADLYRTKNDRSREIPCKQSNSLKPGTFLKDLGETPGENIAEDYDIRDLIYCIKELPSEKSPAISHNSSSCTDSKQVRMGGSVERAQPQANMQDTDANRGQASLITHSMGKESNKLSGRPSTGFPFMACAELNENEQDNSSDFAASDYIKPVTQVPIPAKEDLDNFLITDFTKEESAENKVLVRFLFRNTQDSDIISAFKDCGPIVKIQHISSVKGSIFKDVYVHFKKREGLQKALKKTDLIVRRADVVVKAASPVDDAPSRILVPELIGDPDVPAALVKNPTRTVKIEQLTHDISSDQLQEALAFCGSGISSFYLGSSSCVAYVEFETEDSKERAIAKHSIYISGKQLLIFRIDAPRTTVVRVSNINSLQGKIHDICSSFGEVKAIVMRYAGTGDVHFKLCEWPNMLHILNSLNGMEVDGHRLLARPAPVFPPKILQALWSQPNERRHILAVMTAMRWRSNRHDEL, from the exons atgGTGCTCTCACTCTCACGTactcgtcttcttcttcttcttccaaaacCAGCGCTTCAGCTTCATTTCCGCAAGATGG GGCTTCCCATATCACAGAGATGGTGTTCATCTAAGCCTTCGTTCAGGATAGAGACCGAGCAGTCTTTGGACTCAAAGAAAGTTGAGCAGAGGGCAGTGGCTACAAAACCAGAAATGAAGAA ATATATGGAATTGAATCCAGGGCACCTTCCAGAAGCAACACAACTTCGTAACAAAGTGGGGGGAGTGTGGAACACTCTGAAGGGCATTTTTACTAATATAAAGGAAAAGATGCTAGGGAATTCTCATCAGAATCAAATCACCAGTGAGACATCAGATTCTGCATCTAATAGGAGAGCATCTGAGATTATCACTTCACAGAACAAATCACAAAATACTGAATTTGGTGAGCCCAAAAGTGAACTTCAGACTTTTGAAGCTGTAGAGGGTTCTAACAGTACCAAGGAGAGTCTTTCAACAAGTGTAGAATCTCATTTAATTGGAGAAAGCTCTTCCAGGGATGTAGTTGATGCAACGGCTTCTGAGCTCACCAAGACAAGTACTTGTCCAAATAGAAGTTATAGAACTGAACATGGCAACCCTGAAAATATAGGTAAATCATCAGGAGCCAATTTATATCCTCTTGTTACTGAGAAGAAAACTCTGACAAGTGGGCCATCACATATGATGAGTGAAATTTATTCGGAGGAATTGGTCAAAATGACAGATCTTGAGGTAAGTAAGGTGCATACTAGACCAGATAATATTAGATACAGTGAGACAGAAAATGTTGTTCAATCGTCAGAATCATTTGTAGATTCTCACAGTTATGAGAAAATTAATTCAGGAAATGCAGGTTCCCATAAGATGAGGGAAATCTCTTCAGAGGATCAACCCAAAGTCAAGCTTGAAAATGAGCACAGGCTGCGTGAGGAAGCGATGTCAGGCATTGTTggggttttggatagaaatcaaAAGGCAGAGGTTGGGCACTTAATTTACTCAATGCATCAATTACCCGGTGAAGCTTCTAAAGATGGTGCAGATGAAGTGCATCAACTTAATaagaaaattgcaaatttaGTTCAAAAAATGATGGCGGACTCTGGTGTGGGTAAAGTTCCCACTTCATCTAATGGTGCCCAAAAGATCAAAGGTTTGGCAGACCTGTATAGGACAAAGAATGATCGATCTAGAGAAATTCCTTGTAAACAGAGTAACTCTTTAAAACCCGgtacatttttaaaagatttGGGTGAAACTCCTGGGGAAAATATTGCAGAAGATTATGATATTAGAGATCTAATTTACTGCATTAAGGAGCTGCCTAGCGAAAAATCACCTGCTATATCTCATAATAGTTCTAGCTGTACTGATTCTAAACAAGTCAGGATGGGAGGCTCAGTTGAAAGGGCCCAACCCCAGGCTAATATGCAAGACACTGATGCCAATAGAGGACAAGCTTCATTGATAACCCATTCTATGGGCAAGGAAAGTAACAAGTTGAGTGGAAGGCCTAGTACAGGATTTCCATTCATGGCATGTGCTGAGTTGAATGAGAATGAGCAGGATAACAGTTCAGATTTTGCAGCCTCTGATTACATAAAGCCAGTCACACAGGTTCCTATTCCAGCTAAAGAAGACCTAGATAACTTTCTGATTACAGACTTCACAAAAGAAGAATCTGCAGAAAACAAAGTATTGGTTAGATTTCTGTTCAGAAATACACAGGACAGTGATATAATTTCTGCATTTAAGGATTGTGGGCCCATTGTGAAGATACAACATATTTCCTCTGTTAAAGGAAGCATTTTCAAAGATGTCTATGTGCATTTTAAG AAAAGGGAAGGATTGCAAAAGGCTCTCAAGAAAACTGATCTGATTGTAAGACGTGCAGATGTTGTTGTGAAAGCAGCTTCTCCAGTGGATGATGCCCCTAGTAGGATTTTAGTTCCTGAGCTAATTGGTGATCCTGATGTTCCTGCTGCATTAGTTAAGAATCCCACCAGAACAGTGAAAATTGAACAACTGACTCATGATATAAGCTCAGATCAGCTGCAAGAAGCTCTTGCTTTCTGTGGGAGTGGCATATCCAGCTTTTACTTGGGTTCCTCTAGTTGTGTTGCTTATGTGGAATTTGAG ACAGAAGATTCCAAAGAGAGAGCAATTGCAAAACATTCCATATATATTTCTGGGAAGCAGCTCTTGATCTTTAGAATTGATGCACCAAGAACGACAGTTGTACGTGTTTCAAACATTAATAGCCTACAAGGGAAAATCCATGACATATGCAGTTCTTTTGGAGAGGTCAAAGCAATAGTCATGAGATATGCAGGCACAGGGGATGTGCATTTCAAGCTGTGTGAATGGCCTAATATGTTACACATTCTCAATAG TTTGAATGGAATGGAAGTAGATGGTCACCGGTTGCTTGCTCGGCCCGCTCCTGTATTTCCACCTAAAATCCTCCAAGCCCTTTGGAGTCAGCCAAATGAAAGAAGACATATTCTAGCTGTTATGACTGCAATGCGTTGGAGATCCAATAGACATGATGAACTATGA
- the LOC115950854 gene encoding uncharacterized protein LOC115950854 isoform X2 — MKKYMELNPGHLPEATQLRNKVGGVWNTLKGIFTNIKEKMLGNSHQNQITSETSDSASNRRASEIITSQNKSQNTEFGEPKSELQTFEAVEGSNSTKESLSTSVESHLIGESSSRDVVDATASELTKTSTCPNRSYRTEHGNPENIGKSSGANLYPLVTEKKTLTSGPSHMMSEIYSEELVKMTDLEVSKVHTRPDNIRYSETENVVQSSESFVDSHSYEKINSGNAGSHKMREISSEDQPKVKLENEHRLREEAMSGIVGVLDRNQKAEVGHLIYSMHQLPGEASKDGADEVHQLNKKIANLVQKMMADSGVGKVPTSSNGAQKIKGLADLYRTKNDRSREIPCKQSNSLKPGTFLKDLGETPGENIAEDYDIRDLIYCIKELPSEKSPAISHNSSSCTDSKQVRMGGSVERAQPQANMQDTDANRGQASLITHSMGKESNKLSGRPSTGFPFMACAELNENEQDNSSDFAASDYIKPVTQVPIPAKEDLDNFLITDFTKEESAENKVLVRFLFRNTQDSDIISAFKDCGPIVKIQHISSVKGSIFKDVYVHFKKREGLQKALKKTDLIVRRADVVVKAASPVDDAPSRILVPELIGDPDVPAALVKNPTRTVKIEQLTHDISSDQLQEALAFCGSGISSFYLGSSSCVAYVEFETEDSKERAIAKHSIYISGKQLLIFRIDAPRTTVVRVSNINSLQGKIHDICSSFGEVKAIVMRYAGTGDVHFKLCEWPNMLHILNSLNGMEVDGHRLLARPAPVFPPKILQALWSQPNERRHILAVMTAMRWRSNRHDEL, encoded by the exons ATGAAGAA ATATATGGAATTGAATCCAGGGCACCTTCCAGAAGCAACACAACTTCGTAACAAAGTGGGGGGAGTGTGGAACACTCTGAAGGGCATTTTTACTAATATAAAGGAAAAGATGCTAGGGAATTCTCATCAGAATCAAATCACCAGTGAGACATCAGATTCTGCATCTAATAGGAGAGCATCTGAGATTATCACTTCACAGAACAAATCACAAAATACTGAATTTGGTGAGCCCAAAAGTGAACTTCAGACTTTTGAAGCTGTAGAGGGTTCTAACAGTACCAAGGAGAGTCTTTCAACAAGTGTAGAATCTCATTTAATTGGAGAAAGCTCTTCCAGGGATGTAGTTGATGCAACGGCTTCTGAGCTCACCAAGACAAGTACTTGTCCAAATAGAAGTTATAGAACTGAACATGGCAACCCTGAAAATATAGGTAAATCATCAGGAGCCAATTTATATCCTCTTGTTACTGAGAAGAAAACTCTGACAAGTGGGCCATCACATATGATGAGTGAAATTTATTCGGAGGAATTGGTCAAAATGACAGATCTTGAGGTAAGTAAGGTGCATACTAGACCAGATAATATTAGATACAGTGAGACAGAAAATGTTGTTCAATCGTCAGAATCATTTGTAGATTCTCACAGTTATGAGAAAATTAATTCAGGAAATGCAGGTTCCCATAAGATGAGGGAAATCTCTTCAGAGGATCAACCCAAAGTCAAGCTTGAAAATGAGCACAGGCTGCGTGAGGAAGCGATGTCAGGCATTGTTggggttttggatagaaatcaaAAGGCAGAGGTTGGGCACTTAATTTACTCAATGCATCAATTACCCGGTGAAGCTTCTAAAGATGGTGCAGATGAAGTGCATCAACTTAATaagaaaattgcaaatttaGTTCAAAAAATGATGGCGGACTCTGGTGTGGGTAAAGTTCCCACTTCATCTAATGGTGCCCAAAAGATCAAAGGTTTGGCAGACCTGTATAGGACAAAGAATGATCGATCTAGAGAAATTCCTTGTAAACAGAGTAACTCTTTAAAACCCGgtacatttttaaaagatttGGGTGAAACTCCTGGGGAAAATATTGCAGAAGATTATGATATTAGAGATCTAATTTACTGCATTAAGGAGCTGCCTAGCGAAAAATCACCTGCTATATCTCATAATAGTTCTAGCTGTACTGATTCTAAACAAGTCAGGATGGGAGGCTCAGTTGAAAGGGCCCAACCCCAGGCTAATATGCAAGACACTGATGCCAATAGAGGACAAGCTTCATTGATAACCCATTCTATGGGCAAGGAAAGTAACAAGTTGAGTGGAAGGCCTAGTACAGGATTTCCATTCATGGCATGTGCTGAGTTGAATGAGAATGAGCAGGATAACAGTTCAGATTTTGCAGCCTCTGATTACATAAAGCCAGTCACACAGGTTCCTATTCCAGCTAAAGAAGACCTAGATAACTTTCTGATTACAGACTTCACAAAAGAAGAATCTGCAGAAAACAAAGTATTGGTTAGATTTCTGTTCAGAAATACACAGGACAGTGATATAATTTCTGCATTTAAGGATTGTGGGCCCATTGTGAAGATACAACATATTTCCTCTGTTAAAGGAAGCATTTTCAAAGATGTCTATGTGCATTTTAAG AAAAGGGAAGGATTGCAAAAGGCTCTCAAGAAAACTGATCTGATTGTAAGACGTGCAGATGTTGTTGTGAAAGCAGCTTCTCCAGTGGATGATGCCCCTAGTAGGATTTTAGTTCCTGAGCTAATTGGTGATCCTGATGTTCCTGCTGCATTAGTTAAGAATCCCACCAGAACAGTGAAAATTGAACAACTGACTCATGATATAAGCTCAGATCAGCTGCAAGAAGCTCTTGCTTTCTGTGGGAGTGGCATATCCAGCTTTTACTTGGGTTCCTCTAGTTGTGTTGCTTATGTGGAATTTGAG ACAGAAGATTCCAAAGAGAGAGCAATTGCAAAACATTCCATATATATTTCTGGGAAGCAGCTCTTGATCTTTAGAATTGATGCACCAAGAACGACAGTTGTACGTGTTTCAAACATTAATAGCCTACAAGGGAAAATCCATGACATATGCAGTTCTTTTGGAGAGGTCAAAGCAATAGTCATGAGATATGCAGGCACAGGGGATGTGCATTTCAAGCTGTGTGAATGGCCTAATATGTTACACATTCTCAATAG TTTGAATGGAATGGAAGTAGATGGTCACCGGTTGCTTGCTCGGCCCGCTCCTGTATTTCCACCTAAAATCCTCCAAGCCCTTTGGAGTCAGCCAAATGAAAGAAGACATATTCTAGCTGTTATGACTGCAATGCGTTGGAGATCCAATAGACATGATGAACTATGA
- the LOC115950854 gene encoding uncharacterized protein LOC115950854 isoform X3: MELNPGHLPEATQLRNKVGGVWNTLKGIFTNIKEKMLGNSHQNQITSETSDSASNRRASEIITSQNKSQNTEFGEPKSELQTFEAVEGSNSTKESLSTSVESHLIGESSSRDVVDATASELTKTSTCPNRSYRTEHGNPENIGKSSGANLYPLVTEKKTLTSGPSHMMSEIYSEELVKMTDLEVSKVHTRPDNIRYSETENVVQSSESFVDSHSYEKINSGNAGSHKMREISSEDQPKVKLENEHRLREEAMSGIVGVLDRNQKAEVGHLIYSMHQLPGEASKDGADEVHQLNKKIANLVQKMMADSGVGKVPTSSNGAQKIKGLADLYRTKNDRSREIPCKQSNSLKPGTFLKDLGETPGENIAEDYDIRDLIYCIKELPSEKSPAISHNSSSCTDSKQVRMGGSVERAQPQANMQDTDANRGQASLITHSMGKESNKLSGRPSTGFPFMACAELNENEQDNSSDFAASDYIKPVTQVPIPAKEDLDNFLITDFTKEESAENKVLVRFLFRNTQDSDIISAFKDCGPIVKIQHISSVKGSIFKDVYVHFKKREGLQKALKKTDLIVRRADVVVKAASPVDDAPSRILVPELIGDPDVPAALVKNPTRTVKIEQLTHDISSDQLQEALAFCGSGISSFYLGSSSCVAYVEFETEDSKERAIAKHSIYISGKQLLIFRIDAPRTTVVRVSNINSLQGKIHDICSSFGEVKAIVMRYAGTGDVHFKLCEWPNMLHILNSLNGMEVDGHRLLARPAPVFPPKILQALWSQPNERRHILAVMTAMRWRSNRHDEL, translated from the exons ATGGAATTGAATCCAGGGCACCTTCCAGAAGCAACACAACTTCGTAACAAAGTGGGGGGAGTGTGGAACACTCTGAAGGGCATTTTTACTAATATAAAGGAAAAGATGCTAGGGAATTCTCATCAGAATCAAATCACCAGTGAGACATCAGATTCTGCATCTAATAGGAGAGCATCTGAGATTATCACTTCACAGAACAAATCACAAAATACTGAATTTGGTGAGCCCAAAAGTGAACTTCAGACTTTTGAAGCTGTAGAGGGTTCTAACAGTACCAAGGAGAGTCTTTCAACAAGTGTAGAATCTCATTTAATTGGAGAAAGCTCTTCCAGGGATGTAGTTGATGCAACGGCTTCTGAGCTCACCAAGACAAGTACTTGTCCAAATAGAAGTTATAGAACTGAACATGGCAACCCTGAAAATATAGGTAAATCATCAGGAGCCAATTTATATCCTCTTGTTACTGAGAAGAAAACTCTGACAAGTGGGCCATCACATATGATGAGTGAAATTTATTCGGAGGAATTGGTCAAAATGACAGATCTTGAGGTAAGTAAGGTGCATACTAGACCAGATAATATTAGATACAGTGAGACAGAAAATGTTGTTCAATCGTCAGAATCATTTGTAGATTCTCACAGTTATGAGAAAATTAATTCAGGAAATGCAGGTTCCCATAAGATGAGGGAAATCTCTTCAGAGGATCAACCCAAAGTCAAGCTTGAAAATGAGCACAGGCTGCGTGAGGAAGCGATGTCAGGCATTGTTggggttttggatagaaatcaaAAGGCAGAGGTTGGGCACTTAATTTACTCAATGCATCAATTACCCGGTGAAGCTTCTAAAGATGGTGCAGATGAAGTGCATCAACTTAATaagaaaattgcaaatttaGTTCAAAAAATGATGGCGGACTCTGGTGTGGGTAAAGTTCCCACTTCATCTAATGGTGCCCAAAAGATCAAAGGTTTGGCAGACCTGTATAGGACAAAGAATGATCGATCTAGAGAAATTCCTTGTAAACAGAGTAACTCTTTAAAACCCGgtacatttttaaaagatttGGGTGAAACTCCTGGGGAAAATATTGCAGAAGATTATGATATTAGAGATCTAATTTACTGCATTAAGGAGCTGCCTAGCGAAAAATCACCTGCTATATCTCATAATAGTTCTAGCTGTACTGATTCTAAACAAGTCAGGATGGGAGGCTCAGTTGAAAGGGCCCAACCCCAGGCTAATATGCAAGACACTGATGCCAATAGAGGACAAGCTTCATTGATAACCCATTCTATGGGCAAGGAAAGTAACAAGTTGAGTGGAAGGCCTAGTACAGGATTTCCATTCATGGCATGTGCTGAGTTGAATGAGAATGAGCAGGATAACAGTTCAGATTTTGCAGCCTCTGATTACATAAAGCCAGTCACACAGGTTCCTATTCCAGCTAAAGAAGACCTAGATAACTTTCTGATTACAGACTTCACAAAAGAAGAATCTGCAGAAAACAAAGTATTGGTTAGATTTCTGTTCAGAAATACACAGGACAGTGATATAATTTCTGCATTTAAGGATTGTGGGCCCATTGTGAAGATACAACATATTTCCTCTGTTAAAGGAAGCATTTTCAAAGATGTCTATGTGCATTTTAAG AAAAGGGAAGGATTGCAAAAGGCTCTCAAGAAAACTGATCTGATTGTAAGACGTGCAGATGTTGTTGTGAAAGCAGCTTCTCCAGTGGATGATGCCCCTAGTAGGATTTTAGTTCCTGAGCTAATTGGTGATCCTGATGTTCCTGCTGCATTAGTTAAGAATCCCACCAGAACAGTGAAAATTGAACAACTGACTCATGATATAAGCTCAGATCAGCTGCAAGAAGCTCTTGCTTTCTGTGGGAGTGGCATATCCAGCTTTTACTTGGGTTCCTCTAGTTGTGTTGCTTATGTGGAATTTGAG ACAGAAGATTCCAAAGAGAGAGCAATTGCAAAACATTCCATATATATTTCTGGGAAGCAGCTCTTGATCTTTAGAATTGATGCACCAAGAACGACAGTTGTACGTGTTTCAAACATTAATAGCCTACAAGGGAAAATCCATGACATATGCAGTTCTTTTGGAGAGGTCAAAGCAATAGTCATGAGATATGCAGGCACAGGGGATGTGCATTTCAAGCTGTGTGAATGGCCTAATATGTTACACATTCTCAATAG TTTGAATGGAATGGAAGTAGATGGTCACCGGTTGCTTGCTCGGCCCGCTCCTGTATTTCCACCTAAAATCCTCCAAGCCCTTTGGAGTCAGCCAAATGAAAGAAGACATATTCTAGCTGTTATGACTGCAATGCGTTGGAGATCCAATAGACATGATGAACTATGA